Proteins found in one Triticum urartu cultivar G1812 chromosome 4, Tu2.1, whole genome shotgun sequence genomic segment:
- the LOC125553532 gene encoding zinc finger protein ZAT9-like, with product MPPRGRKHWCKHCKRSFPSGASLGGHMAVHRSRRKKQPSGAPSIAGERYGLRERCQKTSWLLDSASSDDDRWALFPKTECQLCFRSFASPDALSMHMRMHKRRRKMAVEHQASVGDGDHNVPLSAAPVMKRKRSRRMVMDTVPSTVMKSYGMEEVDAARILVSLSGDNGMCSASVDCGEGVVMDVNAALAFDTLMTEMGLSSSDHHGDDRVGDNELMEPEPSSSSYEEGKFVSLSKVLRATATYECKLCGQVFASGQGLGGHRKRHSFADHGRVPTVPKSEATQPCEELLPPDRRLLALSIPAPSIWNCSSTRPKPEPNPLLAASSLWDERMLGVI from the coding sequence ATGCCGCCGAGGGGGAGGAAGCACTGGTGCAAGCACTGCAAGAGGAGCTTCCCTTCCGGGGCCTCACTCGGAGGCCACATGGCGGTCCACAGGAGCCGGCGCAAGAAACAGCCGAGCGGCGCCCCGAGCATCGCCGGCGAGAGGTACGGCCTCCGGGAGAGGTGCCAGAAGACGTCGTGGCTGCTggattccgcttccagtgacgaCGATCGGTGGGCGTTGTTCCCCAAGACTGAATGCCAGTTGTGCTTCAGGTCCTTTGCCTCCCCTGATGCCCTGTCGATGCACATGAGGATGCACAAGCGCCGCAGGAAGATGGCTGTGGAGCACCAGGCATCGGTAGGCGATGGTGACCACAATGTTCCTCTCTCTGCTGCTCCggtgatgaagaggaagaggtcGAGGAGGATGGTTATGGACACTGTTCCTTCCACGGTGATGAAGTCATATGGGATGGAGGAGGTCGATGCCGCACGGATTCTTGTGTCGCTTTCAGGAGATAATGGCATGTGCTCAGCTTCTGTTGATTGTGGTGAAGGTGTTGTGATGGACGTCAACGCGGCATTGGCGTTCGACACGCTCATGACAGAGATGGGGCTGAGTTCTTCTGATCATCATGGAGATGACAGAGTTGGAGATAATGAGTTGATGGAGCCAGAGCCTTCTAGTAGCTCTTATGAGGAAGGGAAGTTTGTCAGCCTTTCAAAGGTGTTGAGGGCAACAGCTACCTATGAGTGCAAGCTTTGTGGACAGGTCTTCGCGTCTGGTCAGGGATTGGGAGGCCACAGAAAGCGTCACAGTTTTGCTGATCATGGTAGAGTTCCAACTGTTCCCAAATCTGAAGCGACTCAGCCTTGTGAAGAGCTGCTTCCACCGGATCGCCGGTTGCTTGCTCTCAGCATACCAGCTCCCAGCATATGGAACTGCAGCAGCACAAGACCAAAGCCTGAACCGAATCCACTGTTGGCCGCAAGCAGCCTTTGGGATGAACGAATGCTGGGCGTTATCTGA
- the LOC125550638 gene encoding presenilin-like protein At2g29900, whose amino-acid sequence MADEGPAPAPAAAAAAAVPVGGASATILDTLGEDITRIVGPVSACMLIVVLLVSLLSSPSSPSPLTASIAAAGGPGGGGGDDLASALVTAVVFVVFVTAATFLMALLFYFRCTPCLRAYLGLSAIWVLLLLGGQMCLLLLSRLRLPLDVVSCALLLPNAAAALAVAAISPASVPIALHQAALLAIAVLTAFWFTLLPEWTTWALLVAMAVYDLGAVLIPGGPLRVLLELAIERNEEIPALVYGARPVDPRHGQNWRLWRERARQPAGDLDPSSTVEVIGEVLGRNPLLNSGGSSPNSTTQAGEQTNLTGAVSNSRLRESPVPDLSSGSANAQAREALALPETRLDIAELRVPLIQPQPDRTSDDDDDDDEDGIGLGSSGAIKLGLGDFIFYSVLVGRAAMYDYMTVYACYLAIIAGLGITLLLLAFYRKALPALPVSITLGVLFYVLTRTLLEAFVMQCSTNFLMF is encoded by the coding sequence ATGGCGGACGAGGGCCCAGCCCCAGCCCCCGCGgcggcggccgccgccgccgtccccgtCGGCGGAGCATCCGCCACCATACTCGACACTCTCGGCGAGGACATCACCCGTATCGTCGGCCCGGTCTCCGCCTGCATGCTCATCGTCGTCCTCCTCGTCTCCCTGCTCTCCTCCCCTTCGTCCCCGTCCCCGCTCACCgcctccatcgccgccgccggcggccccggcgggggcgggggcgacGACCTCGCGAGCGCCCTCGTCACcgccgtcgtcttcgtcgtcttCGTCACGGCCGCCACCTTCCTCATGGCGCTGCTCTTCTACTTCCGCTGCACGCCCTGCCTCCGCGCCTACCTCGGCCTCTCCGCGATCTGGGTCCTCCTGCTCCTCGGCGGCCAGAtgtgcctcctcctcctctcccgccTCCGCCTCCCGCTCGACGTCGTCTCCTGCGCGCTGCTCCTCCCCAACGCGGCCGCGGCGCTCGCCGTCGCCGCGATCTCGCCGGCCTCCGTCCCCATCGCGCTCCACCAGGCCGCGCTCCTCGCCATCGCCGTGCTCACCGCCTTCTGGTTCACGCTGCTCCCCGAGTGGACCACCTGGGCGCTGCTCGTCGCCATGGCCGTCTACGACCTCGGCGCCGTCCTCATCCCCGGTGGCCCCCTGAGGGTTCTTCTCGAGCTGGCCATTGAGAGGAACGAGGAGATACCGGCGCTGGTCTACGGGGCAAGGCCGGTGGATCCCAGGCACGGCCAGAATTGGCGGCTTTGGAGGGAGAGGGCGCGGCAGCCCGCCGGGGATTTGGACCCCAGCTCCACAGTTGAGGTGATTGGTGAGGTGCTGGGGAGAAATCCTCTTCTCAATTCAGGTGGCAGTTCACCCAATTCGACGACCCAAGCCGGGGAGCAGACGAACTTGACTGGTGCTGTTAGCAATTCAAGGCTCAGGGAGTCACCGGTGCCAGATTTGAGCTCTGGTTCTGCCAATGCACAAGCCAGAGAGGCGCTTGCATTGCCGGAGACTAGACTGGATATTGCTGAACTGAGGGTACCGTTGATCCAGCCACAGCCAGATAGAACCAGtgacgatgacgacgacgatgatgaagatggcatCGGGTTGGGCTCATCAGGGGCGATCAAGCTTGGGCTGGGGGACTTCATATTCTACAGCGTGCTCGTCGGGAGGGCGGCTATGTACGATTACATGACGGTCTACGCGTGCTACCTTGCCATCATTGCGGGGCTCGGCATCACCCTGCTATTGCTGGCATTCTACCGCAAGGCATTGCCCGCCCTACCGGTGTCCATCACCCTCGGCGTCCTGTTTTACGTGCTCACAAGAACATTGCTCGAGGCATTTGTTATGCAGTGCTCCACAAACTTTCTGATGTTTTAG
- the LOC125550639 gene encoding pentatricopeptide repeat-containing protein At5g55840 encodes MSSSLASSSYRRRILDSKAAASHALYSCRLPSRSGSRQPAHTRIGDTARAHGVESSIISVLTMHHWETLNHMAYKFGKLDKVHGKLALKILGSIVQQSGLERITHVYCLAAHILIQAQMHSQAMSVLKHLAMAGFSCSAIFSSLLRTISRCDSNPMVFDLLINAYLKERKVVDASKAILLMDDCGFKASTHTCNAVLNALVEVGESKNVWFFLKESLARKFPLDVTTCNIVLNYFCLDGNLRKANLMLQKMKSRSISNVVTYNTILYWYVKKGRFKAAMRVFKDMEKNGVEADVYTYNIMIDKLCKMKRSARSYLLLKRMRENNLSPDECTYNTLIKGFFDEGKMKLAIYIFNEMLKQSLKPSLATYTTLIDGYCRSGVTGEALRVLYEMQVAGVKPSELTYSAMLNGYCKASMPGHALNLIEDLKARGTTINRTMYTILIDGFCQLGVVSKAKQILKSMLVVGINPDVVTYSALINGMCKMGKLDETKEILSRMQKTGVLPNEVLYTTLVCYCCKSGYVGEALKYFVDIYRRGLAANSFIHNTLLCALYREGMVTQAEQFKQYMSRMKISFDVASFNCIIDSYCTRGNMHEAFSVYDNMHRYGCSPNVDTYKNLLRGLCKGGHLVQAKELMACLADIPSAIDQETFNALLLGICKHGTLDEALDLCEKMVTSNFLPDIHTYTVLLSGFCRKGKIVPAVILLQMMLEKGFVPDIVTYTCLLNGLIKEGQVKVASYLFQEIICKEGMYADCIAYNSMMNGYLKAGMIHKVDMTIQDMHHNEVYPNPASYNILMHGHIKKGHLSRSVYLYKDMVRKGIRPNNVTYRLLIHGFSKHGMTEIAIKFLDKMVLERIYPDRLTFDVLITVCSEKSRMSNALQLFNCMKRLYMSPSSKAYSAMINGLIRKNWLQQSCDVLRDMVESGLEPNHIHYIALINAKCRLGDINGAFRLKEEMSALGVVPAEVAESSIVRGLSKCGKVEEGIIVFCSIIRAGMVPTIATFTTLMHGLCKEGKIADALHLKGSMELYGLKIDVVTYNVLITGLCNNQCISDALDLYEEMKSKQLRPNITTYATMIGAIYATGRMLEGEKLLNDIEDRGFVPSYKDQILEWRMENAMRRLNVIRNCKKEITSKNEVELLHADHESMHKAAED; translated from the exons ATGTCGTCGTCCCTGGCGTCCTCCTCGTACCGCCGCAGGATCCTCGACTCCAAAGCGGCGGCCTCCCACGCGCTCTACTCCTGCCGCCTCCCCTCCCGCTCCGGCTCCAGGCAGCCTGCACACACCAGGATTGGCGACACCGCCAGAG CTCATGGTGTTGAGAGTAGCATCATCAGTGTCCTAACTATGCATCACTGGGAGACCTTGAATCACATGGCGTACAAGTTTGGGAAGCTTGACAAGGTTCATGGAAAGCTAGCCTTGAAGATACTGGGCTCTATTGTGCAACAATCAGGTTTGGAGCGAATCACTCATGTTTACTGCCTGGCTGCTCATATCCTCATCCAAGCTCAAATGCATTCGCAAGCAATGTCAGTGTTGAAACATCTTGCCATGGCGGGCTTCTCTTGCTCTGCTATATTTAGCTCCCTTCTCCGAACTATCTCGCGCTGTGATTCCAATCCCATGGTTTTTGACCTTCTTATCAATGCATATCTGAAGGAAAGAAAAGTTGTTGATGCAAGTAAGGCAATTTTATTGATGGATGACTGTGGATTTAAGGCTTCAACTCACACCTGCAATGCTGTCCTTAATGCTCTTGTGGAAGTTGGGGAATCAAAAAATGTTTGGTTCTTCTTAAAAGAAAGTTTGGCCCGGAAGTTCCCGTTGGATGTCACCACTTGTAATATTGTACTGAATTATTTTTGCCTTGATGGTAACCTTAGAAAGGCTAATCTTATGCTACAAAAGATGAAGAGTCGGTCCATATCAAACGTTGTTACTTATAACACAATACTTTACTGGTATGTTAAGAAGGGAAGGTTCAAGGCTGCCATGCGTGTCTTTAAAGATATGGAGAAGAATGGTGTAGAGGCAGATGTATATACTTATAACATCATGATTGATAAGTTATGTAAAATGAAGAGGAGTGCGCGCTCTTACCTTTTGCTCAAAAGAATGAGGGAAAATAACTTATCACCTGATGAGTGTACATATAATACTTTGATCAAGGGATTTTTTGATGAAGGTAAGATGAAACTTGCTATCTATATATTCAATGAAATGCTGAAACAGAGCTTGAAGCCAAGCCTAGCTACTTACACTACCTTGATTGATGGGTACTGCCGAAGTGGGGTAACTGGTGAAGCTTTAAGAGTTCTGTATGAAATGCAAGTTGCTGGTGTGAAACCAAGTGAACTAACTTATAGTGCAATGCTGAATGGTTATTGCAAAGCTTCCATGCCGGGACATGCACTGAATCTTATTGAAGATCTGAAAGCAAGAGGCACAACAATCAACAGGACTATGTATACTATCCTGATTGATGGTTTCTGTCAGCTAGGAGTGGTTTCTAAAGCCAAGCAAATTTTAAAGAGTATGCTTGTGGTTGGGATCAATCCAGATGTTGTTACTTATTCAGCACTGATCAATGGTATGTGCAAGATGGGTAAGTTGGATGAAACAAAAGAGATTTTGTCAAGGATGCAAAAAACAGGAGTTTTGCCTAATGAGGTTCTTTATACAACTCTAGTTTGCTATTGTTGCAAGTCTGGGTATGTCGGAGAAGCACTAAAGTATTTTGTGGATATATATCGGAGGGGCCTAGCTGCCAATTCATTCATCCACAATACATTGTTATGTGCGCTGTATCGAGAAGGAATGGTTACACAGGCTGAGCAATTCAAACAATACATGTCTAGGATGAAGATATCATTTGATGTTGCCTCTTTCAACTGTATAATAGACTCTTACTGCACCAGAGGCAATATGCATGAGGCATTCTCTGTGTATGATAATATGCATAGATATGGCTGTTCTCCAAATGTGGACACATATAAGAATTTGCTTAGAGGGTTATGCAAGGGAGGCCACTTGGTACAAGCAAAGGAGCTCATGGCCTGCCTTGCTGACATACCTTCTGCCATTGATCAGGAAACCTTCAATGCATTACTTCTGGGGATTTGCAAACACGGAACTCTAGATGAAGCTCTGGATTTATGTGAGAAAATGGTTACAAGTAATTTTCTACCTGACATCCATACTTACACTGTTCTTCTTAGTGGTTTTTGCAGAAAAGGCAAAATTGTTCCTGCAGTCATCCTGTTGCAGATGATGTTGGAGAAAGGGTTTGTCCCTGATATTGTTACATATACCTGTTTGTTGAATGGCTTGATCAAGGAAGGCCAAGTTAAGGTTGCTTCTTACCTGTTCCAGGAGATCATATGCAAGGAAGGTATGTATGCAGATTGTATTGCCTACAACTCAATGATGAACGGGTACCTAAAAGCAGGAATGATACATAAAGTAGATATGACGATTCAGGATATGCATCATAATGAGGTTTATCCTAACCCAGCCAGCTATAACATTCTTATGCATGGGCACATCAAGAAGGGACATTTGTCAAGATCTGTTTATCTATACAAAGATATGGTGAGGAAAGGGATTAGGCCAAACAATGTGACATATCGTTTGCTTATCCATGGATTTTCAAAACATGGTATGACTGAAATTGCGATTAAGTTCTTGGACAAGATGGTCTTAGAACGCATTTATCCGGATAGATTAACGTTTGATGTACTCATAACTGTATGTAGTGAGAAATCTAGGATGTCCAATGCTCTACAGCTCTTCAACTGCATGAAGCGGTTATATATGTCACCTAGCAGTAAAGCATACAGTGCCATGATAAATGGATTAATCAGGAAAAATTGGCTGCAGCAGAGTTGTGATGTTTTACGTGACATGGTTGAGAGTGGACTTGAACCGAACCATATACACTATATTGCATTAATCAATGCAAAATGCAGGCTTGGGGACATCAATGGAGCATTCAGGCTGAAAGAGGAAATGTCAGCTCTTGGTGTTGTGCCGGCTGAAGTTGCTGAAAGCTCAATTGTTAGAGGTCTTAGTAAATGTGGAAAGGTAGAAGAGGGCATCATAGTTTTCTGTAGCATAATACGGGCTGGAATGGTGCCAACCATTGCTACTTTCACTACCCTAATGCATGGTCTCTGTAAAGAAGGCAAGATTGCAGATGCTCTGCATCTCAAAGGGTCAATGGAGTTGTATGGATTGAAGATTGATGTAGTCACTTATAATGTTCTAATCACAGGTTTATGCAACAACCAGTGCATTTCTGATGCGTTAGATCTTTATGAAGAGATGAAATCTAAGCAACTTCGGCCGAACATTACAACATACGCCACAATGATTGGGGCTATCTATGCAACAGGCAGAATGCTGGAAGGAGAGAAACTACTGAATGATATAGAGGATAGGGGCTTTGTTCCCTCATATAAGGATCAAATTCTTGAATGGAGGATGGAGAATGCAATGAGAAGGTTAAACGTGATAAGAAATTGCAAAAAGGAAATAACTTCTAAGAATGAGGTCGAGCTATTACATGCAGATCATGAATCCATGCATAAAGCTGCTGAAGACTGA